DNA sequence from the Actinacidiphila yeochonensis CN732 genome:
TGCCGCCGGCCGTCGCCCAGAAGAGCTCCGGTTCGTCCTCCTGGGTGACCACGTGGCACTCGCCGTCGCCGGTCAGCAGCTCGAAGGCGCGCACGTGGCGGCTGAACGACCCCGAGACGTGGTGGTTCTTGCCGTGGATGTCGGCGCCGATGGCCCCGCCGACCGTCACGTACCGGGTGCCGGGGGTGACCGGCACGAACCAGCCCAGCGGCAGCAGCACCTGCATCAGCCGGTGCAGCGACACGCCGGCGTCGCAGGTGACGACGCCGTTCACCGCGTCGATCTCGTGGACGCGGTCCAGGCCCGTCATGTCCAGGACGGCGCCGCCCGCGTTCTGCGCCGCGTCCCCGTAGGCCCGGCCCAGGCCGCGGGCGATGGTGCCCCGCCCGTCGCTGCCGCGTACCGCCGCGACGGCCTCCTCGTACGAACCCGGGCGCAGCAGCCGGGCGGCGGTCGGGGCGGTGCGGCCCCAGCCGGTGACGGGGGTGGCGGCCGGCGCGAGCGGTACGGGCATACCCGGACCGTATCGCCACGAAGAGGGATGGAATGCCCGCTTTCATGCCACATTCGAGGAAATTCGGCGTTTCTCACCGTGATGGTGGATCGGAAGGCGTGAGGAGAGGGGCCGCACGGTAAGCATCCGCAGTCCGATGGCCGATTCGTATGACTGATACGGACGGCCGACGCGTGGGCGGCCCGCCGACTGACGTGTGCGGGCCCGTCACGACCCCGACTGGAGGAGGTGCGGCAGGTGCGCTCCCCGGACCACCAGCTGCTCACCGTCCTGCGCGGCTGCGCCGCCGTCCCCTGCGCCGCGCCCGCCGCGCGGGTGCTGTCCCTGGCCGGCGAGCACGGCGCCGTGTGGCTGGCCGCGGGCCTGGCCGGCGCCGCCGCCGACCCCGCCCGCCGCGCGGCGTGGCTGCGCGCCACCGCGCTGGTGGCCGCCGCCCACCTGGCCGGCATGGCGGCCAAACGGGTGGTGCGCCGACCGCGTCCCCACCTCCCGCCCGGCACGCCGCCCCTGGTCCGCACCGCGGGCCGGCACAGCTTCCCCAGCGCGCACGCCTGCTCCTCGGCCGCCGCGGCCCTCGCCTACGGGGCCCTCGCGCCGCGCGTGCCGCTGCGGCCCGTGGCCGTCGCCGTGTGCGCCTCCCGACTGGTCGCCGGCGTCCACTACCCGTCGGACGTGGCGGCCGGTGCGCTGCTCGGCGCGGCCACCGTCCGGCTGGGCCGGGCCTGGGCGCTGGGCGCGCCGGGCGCGCCGGGTGTCGGCTCCGGTGCTGGAGCGGTCGTCGTTGGCGCCAGTGCCGTCGGTGCCGACGGGGCCGTTGTTGCCGGGGGTGCGTGATGAGCGAACCCGCCGTCATCCACAGCGCGGACGGTGCGGACCGCGCCGACCGCGCCGACCGCGCCGACCGCGCCGACCGCGCCGGCAAGGCCGTCCCCGCTCCGCTGCGCGTCCGCGGCTCCGGGTGGGCGATGGCCGCCGGGCTGGTCCGGACCGCCCGGCCGCGCCAGTGGGTCAAGAACGGGCTGGTGCTCGCCGCGCCCTTCGCCGCCGCCCGCCCGCTCGACGTCCACCAGGCGATACGCCTGGCCGCCGTGCTGCTGCTCTTCACCGCCTGCTCGGCCGCCGTCTACCTGGTGAACGACGCCCGCGACGCCGAGGCCGACCGCGCGCACCCCGTCAAGTGCCACCGCCCCGTCGCCAGCGGGCAGGTGCCCCTCGGCGCGGCCTACGCCGCCGGGACCGTCCTCGCCCTGGCCGCCCCCACCATCGCGGCCCTGGTCTGCAACGGCGACACCGCCGCCCTGCTGACCGCCTACGTCGTCATGCAACTGGCCTACTGCGTGCGGCTCAAGCACATGCTCGTCGTCGACCTGGTGATCGTCACCACCGGCTTCCTGATGCGGGCGATGGCCGGCGGGCTCGCGCTGGACATCACCCTCTCGCGCTGGTTCCTGATCACCTCCGGCTTCGGGGCGCTCTTCATGGTGGCCGCCAAGCGCTACTCGGAGCTGGTGCTGATGAGCGAGCGGGACGGCGAGGTCGGCGCCTCCCGTGCCCTGCTGGGCTCCTACACCGTCGGCTACCTGCGTTTCGTGTGGCAGCTCGCCGCGGGCGTGGCCATCCTCGGCTACTGCCTGTGGGCGCTGGAGAGCAGCGGCGCGGCGCACGGGACGCTGCCGTGGCGGCAGTTGTCGATGGTGCCGTTCACCCTGTCGATACTGCGGTACGCCGTCTTCGCCGACGCCGGCACCGCCGGTGAGCCCGAGGACGTGGTGCTGCGGGACCGGCCGCTGCTGGTGATCGCCGTGGTCTGGGGCCTGCTGTACGTCCTCGCCGTGGCCGATTCGTGAGGCCCGGGCGGGTCCGCGCCGGCCGACCCGCGGGGCCCGCCGGCCTGCGCCCGGGGCGGGTCGCGGGGCTCGGAGGGTCGCACCGGGGCCACTTGGGCCGGGTCGTGGGGTCCGGCCGGACGCGTCTGCTCGCGAGGACCGGCTGGCTGCCCCTGCTCGTGCCCCGGCTCGTGCGCGGCGGGACGGTCCGGGAGGCGGTCGGGTTCGCGCTGGCCGGTGCCGCCGCCTATGCGGCCGACCTCGCCGTCTTCATCTGGCTGCGCGGCGGCGCCGGGCTCGGCCCGATGACCGCGAAGGCGCTCTCCTTCCTGGCCGGGTGCGCCGTCGCGTACGCCGGCAACGCGCTGGGCACCTACCGGGGCCGGACTCGCGGGAGCGGGCGGGCCCGCCGGTACGGGGCCTTCTTCGCGGTCAACCTCGCGGGCGCACTGGTGCAGTTGGCGTGCCTCGGCTTCTCCCACTACCTGCTGGGGCTGACCACGCCACGGGACGACGTCGTCTCGTGGGCCGGCGTCGGCATGGTGCTGGCCACGGTGCTGCGGTTCTGGGGGACGCGCACGCTGGTGTTCCGGGCGGCGGACTGCGTGGTGGTGGACGGTACGGCGGTGGATGCCATGGTGGTGGACGGTACGGCGGTGGACGGCATACCGGAGGCGGGCAGCGGGCCCCGGCCGGACGGGACCGCAGACCGCCCGGGAGACGGCGGCCGCCACGGGCCCGGCGTGCGCGGAACGGGGGAGGGTAGCCGCCCCACATGGACTGGCTGACCCGGCTGCCGCTGATCGGCCCGCTCGTCGCGCGGGTCCTGCGCACGCACGCCTGGCGGGCCTTCGCACACCTCCAGGACGTGCACTGGACGCGGCTGGCCGCGGCCATGACGTTCACCAGCTTCGTGGCGCTCTTCCCGCTGCTCGCGGTGGTCGCGGCGGTCGGTGCCGCCACGCTCTCCGACAGCCAGCTGGACCGGCTGGAGCACAAGATCACCGAGCAGATCCCCGGCGTCGCCGACCAGATCGACATCAACGGCCTGGTGGCCAACGCCGGCACGATCGGCGTCATCGCCACCTTCGCGCTGCTCTTCACCGGCATCAGCTGGGTGGGCTCGCTGCGCGACTGCCTGCGCGCGGTCTGGCGCAAGGACGACGAGGAGCGCAACCCGATCCTCGCCAAGCTCCTCGACGGCGAGGTGCTGCTCGGCCTCGGCGCCGCCGTCCTGGTCTCGCTCGGCTCCTCCGCCTTCGCCACCGCCGCCGTCAACTGGACCGCCGACCGGGCCGGGCTGGACAACCACGGCTACGGGCGGGTGCTCCTCGAAGTCGTCGGCTACGCCCTGGCCGTGCTGGCCGACTTCCTCATCCTGCTCTACCTGCTCACCCTGCTGCCCGGGGTGCATCCGCCGCGCCGGGCCGTGGTGGTGGCCTCGCTGATCGGCGCGGTCGGCTTCGAGGCGTTGAAGATCGCCCTCAGCGGCTACCTGCGGGGCGTGGCCGGCAAGAACATCTACGGAGCTTTCGGTACGCCCATCGCCCTGCTGCTGTGGTTCAACTTCATGGCCAAGCTGCTGCTGTACTGCGCCGCCTGGACGGCGACGCAGCACGGCCCGGAGCAGGTCGCCGACCCGGCCGGACGGCAGCCCCCGGACGGTCAGCAGGCTGAGGGCGCGCGGGCTGAGGACACGCAGGCTGAGGACTCGCAGGCTAAGGACGCTCCGAGTCCTGCTCCGTCCGCTCCACCCGCTTCGTCTGCTTCGTCTGCTTCACCTGGGTCGCCTGATTCCGCTGCTTCGAGCGCTCCGAGCGGGACAGCCGGGGAGCACGACGGGAGCGCCGGGGGCCGGCCTGAGCGGGAACCTGGCCCGTCGGACCAGCCGAAGGACCGTCCGTCGGACCAGCCGTCGGACCAGCCGAAGGACCGTCGGTCGGACCGTCAGGACCGGCCGGGGCCTCCCGACCCTCCCGAGGACCCGCCGCGGGGACCGGCCGGCGCGCACCGCTGGCGGCCACCGCCTGCGGAAGCGGACGGCGACGCCGTACGACGATGACCACCGCCGCCAGGACCAGCAGCGTGCCGGCGGCGATCCCCGCCGCCGTCCACCGTCCGCGCGCGGCCGAACCGCTCGGCTGTGCCGCGACCGGCACAGCGCTCGGAGAGGCCGAGGCCGAGGCCGAGGCCGCGGCCGAAGAGGACGCGGACGCCGAGGGAGCCGGGCTCTTGGCGATCTTGCTCAGCGGCGGGACGAGGGTGCCCACGGGCTGAACCGTCGGCGCGGCCTTGAACCCCCAGTCCAGCAGCGAGGCCGCTTCGCGGTAGACCCGGTTGTGCCCGGGGTCCGGGTGCATGACCGTCACCAGCAGGGTGCGGTCGCCGCGCTGGGCGACGCCCGTGTAGGTGGCGCCCGCGTTCGTCGTGTCGCCGTTCTTGACGCCGGCGATGCCCGAGTAGCGCTTCAGGTCGTAGTCGCCGGACAGCAGGCGGTCGGTGTTCTGGATCTGGAACGACGCGCGGGCCTTGGTCGGCTTGCCGTCCTTCCCCTTCTTGTAGTCGCCGGGGAACTGCGCGGTGACCGTCGAGCAGTACGCGCGGAAGTCCGCGTTCTGCAGGCCCTGGCGGGCGAAGAGGGTGAGGTCGTAGGCGCTGCTGGCCTGGCCGGGCTCGTCGTAGCCGTCGGGTGAGACGACGTGCGTGTCGTCGGCTTGGAGCTCGTGCGCCTCGGCGTTCATGCCGGCCACCGTGGCCGGCACGCCGCCGTTCATGGCGGACAGCACGTGCACCGCGTCGTTGCCGGAGCGCAGGAAGACGCCGAGCCACAGGTCGTGGACGGTGTAGGTGAGACCCGTCTCGATCCCGACCAGGCTGCTGCCCTCGCCCATGCCCGCCAGGTCCGAGGCCGCGACCTTGTGCACGGTGGACGAGGGCAGCTTCGGCATCACCGTGTCGGCCAGCAGCATCTTGAGGGTGCTGGCGGGAGCGAGCTTCCAGTGCGCGTTGTGCGAGGCCAGCACCTCGCCCGTCTCGGCGTCCGTGACGATCCAGGAACGGGCGGTCAGGTCCTTGGGCAGCGCGGGTATCCCGGCGGCGGTGTCCACCTGGGTGCCGGGCAGGCCCAGCCGGTCACCGCCCACAGTGGACATGCTGGCGGGCGGCACGGGCTTCTTGCTGGCTGCGGGCTCGGCGGGCGCGGCCTGCGCGCTGCCGGCCATGGCGGTGGCGCCGAGCAGCAGCGCGGAGGCCAGAGCGGCGGCGGTGGTCGGGAGGAGCCGGCGGCCCCGGGCGGTCGGGGCTGAAGTCGCGGTCTTGGACACCCGGCGACCGTATCGGGCCGCGACCGCCCGCCGCGCCCCCGGAGCCGCGCGCCCCGGCGTGACCCTGCGCACGTCCCACACCCCTCCCTGGGCCCGCACGCCCCTTCCGAGCCCGCCTCGGGGCCCGCCCGGGCTCGCCCCGCCGCCGGAGCCCGCCGCGGGTCCGCCCATACTGGTACGTATGAAGCTCAGCCGGCGGGTGTCGTGGTTCCTGGTCGCCTTCGGGGTGTGGTCGTGGATCGTCTGGACCACCTTCGTGAAGAACCTGTGGAAGGACGCGAGCGGTCTCGCCTTCACCAACGGCGACCACTCCCACCCGACCGCGTACTTCTGGATCCACCTCACCCTCGCGATCGTCTCCACGATCCTCGGCACGGCCATCGGCGTCCTCGGCATCCGCGGCCTCCTCGCCCTGCGCCGCGGGACGACGACGGGAGACCGCCCCGCGGCGGAGCAGCCGGCCGAGGACAACGCGGCGGTGCGCTGAGCGGCTGCGGGCGTGTAGCGCGCGCCCGCTTGGCCTCAGGGAGTCAGGCGTACGAGGACAGCAGTCCGTCAAGCGTCCAGACCGTCGCCGCCACGCCGGAAGTGCGAGCCAGATAGCGGTCTCGTTCGATCAGGATGTTCAGGTCTCCGCACCCGAGCCTGTTGCAGGCGTGCTCGACCAGCGTGCTTCCGGTTCGTCCCCCGGCGAGCAGTGCTTGCAGGTGCGCGCCGTCCCACTCCACCTCGTTGAGTGCCCAGGGAGCGTCACCCTGTACGACCGCGCGCAGCATCGCGGCGAAGAGCTCGGCGCAGTCCTTCCGCTGCCGGCCGTCGGCGAGCTGGGCGATGTGGTTGCCGGTCTCGATGATCGCGGTCACCGGGAGAAGCAGGTCGCAGTCACGGGCCCGCGTCTTTGCCTGGTACTCCTTGACCACCTGATCGCGGTCCTGGCACTTGCCCGGAATCCCGAGCAGATTGCAGAGAATGGACGTGTCGACGAACTCGACCCTACGAGCCACGCGTCACCCGATTCCCAGAAGCCGGTCGAACTCGGAGTAGTCGCGCTCGGGACGCGGCCGGGTGTCGAGACGCCCCTGCGTGACGACTTCGCCGAGCGACCCGGCCGCCATGGCCGCCGGGTAGCCGTCGAGTTCGGTGAGCCGGGCGAGCCGGCTCGTGCCCGTGTCGGAATCCCGCCAGCAGACCACGACGCCGTCGTGGTCCGCGGCATCGAGGGCGGAGAGCAGCGCCGGGCTGTGGGTGGTGATGAGCACCTGGGTGCTGTTCTCCGCCGCGGCCTGGCGGACCAGCCCGAGCACTTCGGACGCCTGCGAGGGATGAAGCCCGTTCTCCAGCTCCTCGACCACCAGCATCAGTGACCGTTCGTCCTGCTCGGCGTTGGTGGGTCCGAGATCGAGGCCCCGGCCGCCGGTGAGCAGCGAGGTGGTGATGGCCAGGAAGCGGAGCATCCCGTCACTCATCTCCCGTGCCGGGGTGAGGCCGAGTGGACCCTCGTTGAGCGCGATCATGACGTCACCCAACTCGGACCGGGTGACCGCCAGCGTCTCGATCTCGTGGTCGGCGAGGCCGCGCAGCAACTCCACCAGGCGCCGGAAGAGCGGATCGTTCGTGCGTTCGATGTTTCCCACCGCGGCGGAAAGGTTCTCGGCGGTGCGGCGCAGGTTGCTGTCCCGTGAGGGAACGTACTGGCGCATGAGGTGGGGGACGGGGTCGAGGTGGAAGACACCTTCCAGCGTGGCGATCATCGTCTCGGCGCACCAGACACTGTCCTTGCCGCCCTCGGTCTCCGGCGTCACCCGTAGGGGCAGCTGGGAAGTGAGGAGACGGGACCCGCGAAACCGTACGTTCGGGTCCCGGCCCTTCTTCCCGTTGTGCCACGTCGCCCACAGGTCACCGACGTGGGTGTTGGCCTCTCCGCTGACGAGGACGTCGTGTTGAAGCCCTTTACGCGTCGGTCCGGTGAGCCGTTCCTCGATGATCTGCACCTCTGGCTCGACCTGGACGGTCAGGTCCAGGCTGATCGGCCCCCGCTTCGTCCGCACACTGCACCCCAGCGAGAAGCGGTCGGAGCCGTGCGGGACGCATCCCGCCAGGCCGCCGCGCACAGCGCCTTCGGGGCCCCGCCGGCTTTCCAGCGCCTCGGCGATGTCCTCACCCCGGGCGAGCCGGGACAGCACTTCCAGGCCGTCGAGCGCGTTGGACTTCCCACTGCTGTTGCGCCCGATGAGGGTGGTCAACGGAGCGAGGGGGAGTACCTGGTCGCGGAAGCTCTTGAACGCGGTCAGCCGCAGCTCTTCGATGCCCTGGGCAGTCACATCGCCCAAGCTACCCCAGGCCGTCATTCAGGCGGCTTGCAGCGGGTCGGGGCCGGTCGCCCGGCGGCAGTCGGAGCAGCGGGCTGTGGGGTCGTGGGTGCGGAAAGCGCGGTCGCAGCTGTCGCAGGTGTGGAGGGGCGCGGGTCGCTCCGGGGACGGGGGAGCGGGAGGCAGCGGGGGTGGGAGGAGGACGGCGAGGCGGTGGGCCAGGAGGCGGCCCGGGTGGTGGATCGGGGTGGCCGGGAGGCCCGCAGTCAGGGTGGCGGGTGACCTGCTCCGGGGTCGCTCCGCGCTCCAGCCACGTGGTCACTGCGGGGACGAGTACCGCGATGTCGCGTCCGGGCAGCAGCAGGCGGGGATCGGCCAGCCGCAGGCGCGCGAGCAGGTCGGCGGCCGGTCCGGTCGTCGGTCCGGCCACCGGTCCGGCTGCCCGTCCGGTCGTTGCTCCGGTCATCGGTCCGGTCGTCGGTCCTGTGGAAGGTCCCGCCGAGGGTTTCGCCGAAGGGACCGGACTGGTGGACCCGTTCCGGCCCGACGCGGGGTGCCCGGACGCGCGGAGCGGCCGTACGGGCTCGGGTGCGGCACGGCGCGAGCCCGATCCGCCACCGTCCGGCGGCATGGTGCCGAGGTCTGGGGGTCCCTTCGAGTCGTCGCGGAGTCCGTGGCCGACGGCAGGACCACCGAGTACGTCGCGAGTACGTTCGTCGACGCCCTCATCCTGTCCGGGATGCGCTACCCGTTCCCGCCCGGGCGGTTCCTCACCTGGTCCAAGCGGAACGGCCTGCTCTGACCGCGCCGACATCGCTGGAAGGGGAGTCGAGAGCTGGTCCGAGCGGAACGGTCCGACGGCGGGCGCTCCGTCATCGGCTGGGACTGCCGGGTAGCGGGGGCGCACCCCCAGGCGGCTCGCGTCCTTGACGACGCCACGGCGGACCTGCCCCCTGGCTCGTGGAGCGCGCGGGTCAGGCTTCGCGGGTGAGAGGAGGGCCTTCGCGGATACGCGGGCTTCAGCTTCGCCGGCTGCGTTTCTTCGCGGCCTTCTCCTCTTCCTCCGCCCCCGCTTCTGCCTCCGGTGCCGTTCCCGGTGCCGGGTGGGACGGGAGCTTGGTGCTGCCGATGGTGGGGAGGACGAAGTCCTGGATGAGGGACTTGGCCTCGCGGACCATGGGGCGGAAGGGCCGGTAGCGGGAGAGGGTGATGAGCCGGGCCACGAACGGGGTCGAGCGGCGGACGAACTCGCGGGTGCGGGCGGTGTCCTCGGTGCGGTCGAAGACCCAGTACAGGACGACGACCATGAGGTGCAGCCAGAGCAGGTCCGGCAGCAGGCGGGCGAGTTCGGCGTCGAGCTTGGGGGCCAGGTCGGAGCCGGCCAGGACGTCGTGGAAGAGGGCGACGGCGGTCTCGCGGGCCGGGTGGGACTCGTTGGAGAACGGGCTCAGCGAGCTGTCCGGGTCGGCGGCCGTGCGGAAGAACTGCGCGGCGAACCCGTGGTAGTCCGCCGCGCAGTCCAGCCACGAGACCAGGGCGGTCTCCAGCCTCTGGGCGAAGTCCCGTTCCCCCTCCATACGGGACGCCGCGTCCGCCGCGTGGGCGTGGGTCATCTGGTCGTAGAACCCCTGGATCAGGAATTCCTTCGACTCGAAGTAGTAGTA
Encoded proteins:
- a CDS encoding phosphatase PAP2 family protein: MRSPDHQLLTVLRGCAAVPCAAPAARVLSLAGEHGAVWLAAGLAGAAADPARRAAWLRATALVAAAHLAGMAAKRVVRRPRPHLPPGTPPLVRTAGRHSFPSAHACSSAAAALAYGALAPRVPLRPVAVAVCASRLVAGVHYPSDVAAGALLGAATVRLGRAWALGAPGAPGVGSGAGAVVVGASAVGADGAVVAGGA
- a CDS encoding decaprenyl-phosphate phosphoribosyltransferase; the protein is MSEPAVIHSADGADRADRADRADRADRAGKAVPAPLRVRGSGWAMAAGLVRTARPRQWVKNGLVLAAPFAAARPLDVHQAIRLAAVLLLFTACSAAVYLVNDARDAEADRAHPVKCHRPVASGQVPLGAAYAAGTVLALAAPTIAALVCNGDTAALLTAYVVMQLAYCVRLKHMLVVDLVIVTTGFLMRAMAGGLALDITLSRWFLITSGFGALFMVAAKRYSELVLMSERDGEVGASRALLGSYTVGYLRFVWQLAAGVAILGYCLWALESSGAAHGTLPWRQLSMVPFTLSILRYAVFADAGTAGEPEDVVLRDRPLLVIAVVWGLLYVLAVADS
- a CDS encoding D-alanyl-D-alanine carboxypeptidase family protein — encoded protein: MAGSAQAAPAEPAASKKPVPPASMSTVGGDRLGLPGTQVDTAAGIPALPKDLTARSWIVTDAETGEVLASHNAHWKLAPASTLKMLLADTVMPKLPSSTVHKVAASDLAGMGEGSSLVGIETGLTYTVHDLWLGVFLRSGNDAVHVLSAMNGGVPATVAGMNAEAHELQADDTHVVSPDGYDEPGQASSAYDLTLFARQGLQNADFRAYCSTVTAQFPGDYKKGKDGKPTKARASFQIQNTDRLLSGDYDLKRYSGIAGVKNGDTTNAGATYTGVAQRGDRTLLVTVMHPDPGHNRVYREAASLLDWGFKAAPTVQPVGTLVPPLSKIAKSPAPSASASSSAAASASASASPSAVPVAAQPSGSAARGRWTAAGIAAGTLLVLAAVVIVVRRRRPLPQAVAASGARRPVPAAGPREGREAPAGPDGPTDGPSAGPTAGPTDGPSAGPTGQVPAQAGPRRSRRAPRLSRSERSKQRNQATQVKQTKQTKRVERTEQDSERP
- a CDS encoding SCO4848 family membrane protein gives rise to the protein MKLSRRVSWFLVAFGVWSWIVWTTFVKNLWKDASGLAFTNGDHSHPTAYFWIHLTLAIVSTILGTAIGVLGIRGLLALRRGTTTGDRPAAEQPAEDNAAVR
- a CDS encoding AAA family ATPase — translated: MTAQGIEELRLTAFKSFRDQVLPLAPLTTLIGRNSSGKSNALDGLEVLSRLARGEDIAEALESRRGPEGAVRGGLAGCVPHGSDRFSLGCSVRTKRGPISLDLTVQVEPEVQIIEERLTGPTRKGLQHDVLVSGEANTHVGDLWATWHNGKKGRDPNVRFRGSRLLTSQLPLRVTPETEGGKDSVWCAETMIATLEGVFHLDPVPHLMRQYVPSRDSNLRRTAENLSAAVGNIERTNDPLFRRLVELLRGLADHEIETLAVTRSELGDVMIALNEGPLGLTPAREMSDGMLRFLAITTSLLTGGRGLDLGPTNAEQDERSLMLVVEELENGLHPSQASEVLGLVRQAAAENSTQVLITTHSPALLSALDAADHDGVVVCWRDSDTGTSRLARLTELDGYPAAMAAGSLGEVVTQGRLDTRPRPERDYSEFDRLLGIG
- a CDS encoding TetR/AcrR family transcriptional regulator; protein product: MEDKTDRTAPAAPAAGELPGGRARPKTGKSEQTRTLILDTAMRLFRERGYDKTTMRAIAQEAGVSVGNAYYYFESKEFLIQGFYDQMTHAHAADAASRMEGERDFAQRLETALVSWLDCAADYHGFAAQFFRTAADPDSSLSPFSNESHPARETAVALFHDVLAGSDLAPKLDAELARLLPDLLWLHLMVVVLYWVFDRTEDTARTREFVRRSTPFVARLITLSRYRPFRPMVREAKSLIQDFVLPTIGSTKLPSHPAPGTAPEAEAGAEEEEKAAKKRSRRS